The following is a genomic window from Arthrobacter sp. NicSoilB4.
GGGCGGCAGCGGCAGCTGCTTCGGCGGCCTCGGCCTCGGCCTTCTTGGCTCCCGTCAGGGGCAAGGCCGACAGTCCCTTCGCGGCGCGGCGCTCGGCCAGCGCCTTCGCGGCGGGGGATCCCGGCGTCGGCATGCGGCGGATAACAAAGAACTGCTGCGCCATCGTCCAGAGGTTGGTAGTGGTCCAGTAGATGAGGACGCCGATGGGGAAGTTGATACCACCCACGCCGAAGACGATCGGCAGGATGTAGAGCATCATCTTCTGCTGCTTCATGAACGGGCTGGCCATGGCCTCTTCGGACATGTTCTTGGCCATGATCTGCTTCTGCGTGATGAACTGCGAGGCCGTCATGGCCAGGATCATCACGATCGACAAGATCCATACGGCAACTACATTTCCCTCAGGGTTGTGCAGCAGGGTGGCAGACAGTGGGGCGCCGAAGATGCTGGACTCATCGAACTGCACCACCTGCTCGTGGCTCATCGCTCCGATGCTCTTGCCGCTGTTGGCCGCCGTCGTAATGCCGGAGAGCACCTGGAACAGCGCGAAGAAGAACGGCATCTGGATCAGCATGGGCAGGCAGGCCGAGAACGGGTTGGTGCCGTGCTTCTTGTACATCGCCATCTGTTCCTGCGCCATGGCCTGGCGGGACAGCTGGTCGGTCTTGCCCTTGTACTTGTCCTGCAGCTTCTTCAGATCCGGCTGCAGGAGCTGCATGCCGCGCTGGGCTTTGATCTGCTTGACGAACACGGGAATCAGGGCGGCGCGGATCACCAGCACCAGCCCGATGATGGACAGGGTCCACGTCCAGCCATTGGCAGGGGGCATGCCGATGGCGCTCAGGCCATCGTGGAAGACCACCATAATGGCGGACACAAGCCACTTGAACGGAAACATGATTGTTTCAAAGAAGTCCATACGATATCCCTATTCGTCAGGCCGCAGAGCGGCCTTCTCCATCAGTCTGAGCAGCCAGGTACTTGTCCGGATTGTTCAGCACAACAATTGTGGGGGTGCGGTCTGCGGGCCACTCGCATTTTCCGGCGGGGACATGGTCCACACCACCGGCATTCCACGGATGGCAGCGCAACAGACGCCTGGCCGCTAGCCAGCTTCCCTTGACGGCGCCGTGGACCGTGATGGCCTCAAGCGCATAAGCAGAGCAGCTGGGGAAGAAGCGGCAAACCTGGCCGTACAAGGGTGAGATCACCTTGCGGTACGCCAGGAGCAGCAGGATGAGGATATTGCGGGGCAAGTTCCAGACTGCCCGGCCCAACCAAACTGCTGCGGATCTTGCGGGA
Proteins encoded in this region:
- the yidC gene encoding membrane protein insertase YidC, giving the protein MDFFETIMFPFKWLVSAIMVVFHDGLSAIGMPPANGWTWTLSIIGLVLVIRAALIPVFVKQIKAQRGMQLLQPDLKKLQDKYKGKTDQLSRQAMAQEQMAMYKKHGTNPFSACLPMLIQMPFFFALFQVLSGITTAANSGKSIGAMSHEQVVQFDESSIFGAPLSATLLHNPEGNVVAVWILSIVMILAMTASQFITQKQIMAKNMSEEAMASPFMKQQKMMLYILPIVFGVGGINFPIGVLIYWTTTNLWTMAQQFFVIRRMPTPGSPAAKALAERRAAKGLSALPLTGAKKAEAEAAEAAAAAALVAKSQRVQPQRKNRKRK
- the yidD gene encoding membrane protein insertion efficiency factor YidD, with translation MGRAVWNLPRNILILLLLAYRKVISPLYGQVCRFFPSCSAYALEAITVHGAVKGSWLAARRLLRCHPWNAGGVDHVPAGKCEWPADRTPTIVVLNNPDKYLAAQTDGEGRSAA